Below is a window of Quercus robur chromosome 6, dhQueRobu3.1, whole genome shotgun sequence DNA.
TTTGGTAAGCTAAGACCTAAGGGCAAGCACTGAGTGTCAAGCTGAGAAAAATGGCAGCTTAAGTATACAGTAGTTCAATAAAATGCCCAATCCAAATCACTATGAGAACATGTAATCGAAGCACATATCATATGGTATTCATATCATACAACTAATAACAAGGTGAAgacaaaagagaaaaggaaggaGGGGACAGAATATTGAAAGCTGCCTACCTACAGCATTTGTCACAGAAAAATTTGTCCTCGGCATTCAATGTCTCTGTTGAGCTGAAGTTTTTCAAACAACTTGTAATTGAACTATTCTGTTCAATATCGAGGCTCAAGTCAAAAAAAGTTTCATCCCTTGCTGTCACTGTCTCGCATCGCAGACACCTTGTTTCATTGGTGAGTATTCCCTGACTCAAATAGCCATAGAAAGTTATGAGAATCTAACAAGAGTCAGCGAAGAGAAAAGTATTTACACCATCACTGCCAAACAATAAATAAAGGAGAACAAATATGCTGCACAGACACTAGGATGTCCtccatttctctctccttttttttcctttgttaaTGGGGGCAGGGTGCTCATTGGTGACAAGAATAAAACAGGAAAAGAgaatacagaaataaaaaattggaccAACTGTGAAATCACCATGAATCAGCAACATATCAATCATATAACTGATCATCAAATAAACTATCAGAAGTAATTGATATGAAGAGAAATGCATGCAATATAGGAAGAACACAAAAACTGGTTTTTTTTGGAGTAATTTTGTCATTCATCTTCCCTGGCAATTTACCAAAAGCAAATAACTTTATTGAAATAACATATGCTATGGCAAAGCAAAGTCACCTGAAAATTTTTGTGCACCCAGGTAACTAAAGGCTCCTTTAGAGCACCATTAGCCTGTGCATTCTTTGGCCCATTTGCAATTTTATCAGAAGGTGATGAAGTTTCTGGATCACTTTTCACAACTTGGGCCTCTTTCTCCAGTATGTCAACAAGttcattcagcaaaaaattcaaaaactcatGGGCAtcctacaaaaagaaaatatatatgttaTGTATATAATATAGTAAAGAAAATCTGTTCTTAATcttataaattttgtattatacaagagaacattgaagaaattcaaccaataTAATTTGAACCATTGAAGAGAAAGATTTAGCATAGATGCAAAAATGAGACAGATGTTGATATTAAACCATGGAACATCAACTTTCTACAAGATTATGTATTTTGTCCCATTTAGTAAACATCATCTCATACCTTACAACGTGTTATCAGATGTCTATGCATGATCACATTCTCAATCTTTCACCTaagatatatgtatattttttaaaaaagggaaaggaagcCCCAGACTTCATTACAATATAGTATAAGCTAAGATGCAACATGCCTCTGCACACTGGACAAAGTGCAAAATAAGGATAATCAATCCCAGTCTACAATACTATACATCTAACATCTCTAGAGTACCAGGATTCTCAATTTGTCATCTGAATCTCCACaatccaattatttttttttattggtaacaTGATCCAACTATTATTAGATTGCCaccaatgcaaaaaaaaaaaaaaaaaaaaaaaaaaaaaaaaaaaaaaaaaaaaaaaaaaaaaaaatccaaaagctGGCATTCCAATCATAAAATCTAGTCACTCTGATAAAGAGATTGATCAAAACCAAGTATACATTATAATCCCCAAGTAatgatatataaaatatagaaaaaattcAGCTTCTCTAAACTGCTCGAAATATTCCATAAGTTGGCATCTCTAAATACACTCCACACTAAAAAAATTGCAgtatgcatgtgtgtgtgcaCATTAGCAAACAGAGGTATATACACATGCATTTCTTGTCATCCTTCCACTCCCTTACAAAAAAAACCCTTGTTGAACAAGCACTGCAATTAAATTACTAGTAATCACTTTTCTGAACATCTAGCCGACAATTTTCTTGATTAATTTGTTAAGGATTCATTGTCAACCCCAAAGTTTGGGACTAATGCTTTGGTTAGTTGcagaaaaaattcaatttcctgtatttttcagaaattagattctttatattttaagaagaaatttCTATATATGTTACTTTCCCAATTCAAAGATCATTTTCCTTCATATTTCTATTAGATACATACCTGGTGCATATAGCTACGGAAAAGCtcattttgtttcttcaatCTCTGTACAAAGCGCTTTGGAGCAATCACGcctgttttcttcttctgagaaCTTATCTACACAAAGGCAACAATGAACTGTTGGCCCCACTATCATGACTGAAAAAATTAACAAGTAAACTGCATATATTTGTCATGGCATTAATATAGACATTCCCATTTCAGgggaaagaggaaaaaatattctagttaaaacttttaaatgaCACAGAGGGAGCATGGATACTTAAAACTGCAGTGAATATTTaacaatacaaaacaaaaatcttctaaaaaaattttatcagaTGCATGAAAACCTAAAAGTGATGTCCCAAAATAAGTCCCTGGAACATTTTATGTTAattctaaaaacacaaaatatatagACATCTATAAGACAGATGAGGCTAGATGTATCAACAAAGGAAGCAAGATTCAACAGTAAAACCTGCCAATCAAATATAAGTAAATGCCAAAATAGTGCCTGGAATAGCAGAAATAACTCATGGAAATTGTATTCCAACAAATGCACAGGAAGAAAAACTTGCAAGAATAATATCTAACATAATAAAGACCACTAAAACATGATTTCCCACTATTGCTAGGTAAGATTTTACTATCTAGTCTGAGCCATGCTCTTCCACAATATCAATCATATCACATCGCAAAGAAACAAGCTAGTTTACCAAATTTTTCAAACTATACATATTATTTCTTAAGACATCCTACATACATACGTGtgtcttggttttttatttatttatttatttaagaggggggagggacatCCTTTTTCAATTTATTGAAATCTTGTACATAaacctccctccctccctccctctctctctctctctctctctctctctctctctctctctctcacacacacacacacacaatacatACTGATATTCACCTGTGAAAATAGGTCTGCCAAGCATGTTAACAGATTTTCTTCCACGTCACCAATGCTTTTGTTATTTGCATAATAATCCAGCAGTTGCTCGCGAAATGGGACACAAAAGTAAAGTGCCTGCACGCAAAAAATGacaatcaaatataataaaattctttGTCATCCATCCTTAGCAACAGTATTTGCGATACgttatcaaaatatcaaatcAAAACACTAAGTGTGTCACTAAGTATGAGCAACAAGAGCGTGCACAGACACGTCAATCATTGAAGATCCCACATAGGAACTTTTTTTTACACCTGTGTACACCAATGGTATACTTGGAGAGCAGAACAATCAATCTTTTAAATTACAAAGCTCAAGCACATAGGAACCAAAGATACAATATAGACTTGTATTTGAATGAGTCTCATGTCTTTCATCAACACTGCCTcaagcaaccaaacacaaagtAAACGAGTGCCTAAAGCACATTTCAAGTAATCATACCCAccataaaaataacaattgaaCCATACATACCCACAAAAAGTAGTTGAAAGATATAAAAAGATTTCTTTAAATATCTTGACATAACTCCAAAGCATAATTCCTCCCACTCCTCTAATTCTAAATACGAATTGCCAGAGAAACCAAGCAAAGCATACAATCAAACCCGGACGATATTTCCAAATAGTTCTAACACCACCATCCAACACACCAAGAACTTGAAAAGAGTAACTAATCATTTCAGCTACACAAATTTGCACGAACAAGAACTAATTCACACAAATGAGTAAACAAACAACTCAAATTTCctgaaaaagaaaaccctaaactaaAATTGACTTTGCAAATAAGGCAACCcaacaataaaaattcaagCTCGCGATGAAATACAAATTCCATTAGAAATTGAAACCCTAACCACAAAAtcaaaacgaaaaaaaaaattataaaaaagaagcaaaacgaTTCGGATTGAACCTGCAAAACGCTGTTGCAATAGCAAGTGTTGCCGAAATTTTCGAGACCGAAGTAGCGCTCGCCTTCAGGGAACTGGTCTCCGAGAGCTTTCTCGAGCTTCGAGCCCGCAGCACCCATGAGAGCGCGTTGCAAAAACCGAGcgatgactttttttttgttgttttcttcgaaaaaaattatatatctctctctatctctcagaACGCTCAGATCTTTCAACTCGGCGGAGTTTCAACTCAGCGATTCGCTCTCCATCGTCGACTCGTAGAGACGAgctttgtgttttgttttttaattttatgtgttGGAATcgttagggtttgtttggaaaGTTAGTTCGGAtggttttttttctctctttgtgaGTTGAAAGAGGAAATGAGGGTTTCGTTCGAGactgtaagagagagagagtggacgaagagattgaagaaagaaaaaaataacaataataaatggataaaatataaaaacaaggTTTGACACTACCCATTGTTTGCTGCTGGCGCCACAGATCACGTGGGTTGCCAAGCTGTACAGGGTC
It encodes the following:
- the LOC126732381 gene encoding ubiquitin carboxyl-terminal hydrolase 3, which codes for MGAAGSKLEKALGDQFPEGERYFGLENFGNTCYCNSVLQALYFCVPFREQLLDYYANNKSIGDVEENLLTCLADLFSQISSQKKKTGVIAPKRFVQRLKKQNELFRSYMHQDAHEFLNFLLNELVDILEKEAQVVKSDPETSSPSDKIANGPKNAQANGALKEPLVTWVHKNFQGILTNETRCLRCETVTARDETFFDLSLDIEQNSSITSCLKNFSSTETLNAEDKFFCDKCCSLQEAQKRMKIKKPPHILVIHLKRFKYIEQLGRYKKLSYRVVFPLELKLSNTMEDADSEYSLFAVVVHVGSGPNHGHYVSLVKSHNHWLFFDDENVEMIDESAVQTFFGSAQEYSSNTDHGYILFYECLGSTSNKS